In Pseudomonadota bacterium, one genomic interval encodes:
- a CDS encoding elongation factor Tu produces the protein NVTIIVELVTPIALEKELRFAIREGGKTVGAGVVTEIIE, from the coding sequence ATAATGTAACTATCATTGTTGAGCTTGTTACCCCCATTGCCCTTGAGAAAGAACTCCGTTTTGCTATAAGGGAAGGTGGAAAGACTGTTGGAGCCGGCGTTGTCACTGAGATTATAGAGTAG
- the rpmG gene encoding 50S ribosomal protein L33, which translates to MRQLVILACSECKNRNYTTTRNKQKTPDKLEMKKYCKSCKKHTSHRETK; encoded by the coding sequence ATGAGGCAACTTGTAATACTTGCATGTTCGGAATGTAAGAACAGGAATTATACAACAACAAGAAATAAACAAAAAACACCAGATAAGCTTGAAATGAAAAAGTATTGTAAATCTTGCAAGAAACATACATCACACAGAGAGACAAAATAA